The Sulfurimonas aquatica genomic sequence TTGTAAAGACAACTTTTCTTTGAGTATGCTCTGGAAATATTTGAATAATCGTAGTTTCATTCCACATCTCTAAGTCTCGAGCAATGTCTATAATCTGTTTAATCTCTTGATGTGAGAACTTAAACGCGAAGGACTTCTCTTTTATAAACTCTTGTTCTTCTTGGGGTAGCTTTAAAAAGAAACTATTCTCTATAGCTTTTGTAAATTTTTCTATGTACTCATTCATAATCGAATTCTATACTTTTAACTCTTCATATGTAATAAAAAGTAGTAAATTTGATTTCTTAGATAGTGTGTCGTGTTTATACAACTATATATATTTAAAATTATTCTAAAATGTATTTTACAAAAACTATATTAGAGAGAAAGTATTGTTATTAAAGAGTACGCAAAAAGATCTTGAAAATAAAAAATTAGTTGAATATTTCTCTGATGGCATTGCAGTTATAGAAGATGGGATTGTTACAGAGTGTAATAGTGCCATTGTAAACATGATGGGAGCATCGAGCAAAGAGCAACTTGTAAGTCTACATCTATCTAAACTATCTCCAGAGTTTCAAGATGATGGAGCCTTGTCATACATAAAAGTCAATGAGATGCTAAAGTTATGTAAAGATAAAGGTAGTCACAATTTTGAGTGGATATGTAAGCGCATGAGTAATGAAGATTTCTGGACAAGCATCTCTTTGACTGCTATGCACCAAGATGGAAGAAATACAATAGTATCAGTATGGCGAGATATTAATGAAAAAAAGATACTAGAACTTGAACTGGAAAAATCAAATGAAAAATACAAACTTCTCGAAAAAGAACTAGAAGCAAAAGTTAAAGCAAAAACAGCACTACTTTTAAAGGAGGCTTGCCGTTTGGAAATGGACAATCTAATCAAAACGATTGGACATCAGTGGAGACAACCTCTCTCAAGTATTGGGGCACTTTCAGCAAATATGCAAATGGATATCATACTGAGTCAAAGCTCTTCCATAGAAGAAGGAAATAAAGATTTTTTTCAAAAATCCTTACAAGATATAGATGCTACTTTACAAAAGCTATCTTCAACCATAGATAGTTTTTTAAGTCCATATAGTTCAGATAGAGTTAAATCTTTGTGTAGCGTTAAGGAGCTAATAGAGGATGCTTTGCAAACGGTTGGTGAGTCATACAAAAAAAATTCAATTACTGTTAAAAAAAAGATTGATAGTAATATAGATGTTTTTATCAATAAAGAGGATATGTCTCGTGCTATTGTATACTTGCTACAAAATTCAGAGGATGCATTACTTTTAAGTAGAGCAGAGATGCCTTTTGTAGATATCAATGTGACTAAAAATGATAAATTTATTAAAATAGATATCTGTGATAATGCGATGAAAATCGATGATAATATTAGGGGGAATCTGTTTAATCCCTATTTCTCTACTAAAAGTGAACTAAATGGAAAAGGATTAGGACTATATCTTGCCTCAACAATAGTGAAATATGGGCATAATGGGAATCTCTATTTAGACGAGTTTAAAGAGATGACCTGTTTTTCTATTGAGTTACCATTAGATTAGATGAATAGTCGTATTTATACAATGTAAATTATATATTTCTTGGGTAGTATACAAACACAAATTTTAATCAGAAGCATTTAAATGAAATATAAAGTTTATAAACCAGTTAATGAATTAGTAGATATTGTTCATAAGTATTTTGTAGTGGACTCCATCGAAACAATGGATGCAATTTTATGTTTGCCTAATGGAGGAAATTTTTTAGTATTTAACAGAGGTTTGCAGGGTTATCATAAGTTACACACAGGAAAGAAGTTTTTAATTCCAGGGAACTTCTTCCTTACCGTTAAAACGCGAAAAGCAAGACAAGTATTTTTAGACCTAAAAAAAGCAACTTATCCAATTATCTGTGTTGAACTGCATCCCATAGGTTACTATAAACTTTTTAATAAAGACTCCCATCACCTTAATAAAGATAATATAGAGTTAGATGCTGATATAGTCAATAGATATTTTCCTAATTTATATAAAAATGCAACTATTGAAGATGAAATAGAGTACCTCAATAGTAGAATGCTTTTATTGTATCATTCACATGGACACGAGAGAGAAAACATAGAAAACATCTTAGATAAGATAAAAAATGAGTACCACTTTGAAGTGAGTGTGGAAAAATTAGCTGAAGATTTTAACTGTAGTCGAAAAACAATGGAGAGACAATTTAAAAAGATTATTGGCATAACACCGAAGAACTATATATACATTCAAAAATTTTGTCAAACATTTTTGTCATATATGAAAGATGGCAAGTCTTTACAGCAGATGGAATATTTATATAATGACAGCTCCCATTTTAACGCTGTTTTTAAAAATATTACGGGTGTTACACCAAGTGATTTATATAAAGATGTAGTGGTAAATAAAAATATTACTATCTATCAAATGCTTGAATAAGCATTTGATAAGTTTACTTGATAAACTCTATAACTTCTTCTTGAGAGAGTCTTTGCTGTGAAGATTGCGGATCAGTTCTATAACCAAACGGCAATACAAGAGAGAGTTGAAACTTCGATCTATCAAGTCCTAAAATCTCTTCAACTTGATTTTTATCAAATCCTTCTATAGGACAAGAATCTATCTCTAATGTTGCTGCAGCAGTCATCATATTACCTGCGGCTATGTAGGACTGCTTTGAAGTCCATGCATAGATATTTTCATCACTACTTAGCGTTTGTTCCATATGACTAGCATAGAGTCCTAAATAAAACTCAAGTTTGTCTTCTGGCATCTCTCGTCTGTTAAATCTTTTTTTCACCTCACCAGATTCTGGTTTTACACTTTCTATCCCTGCTAAAACAATCACAAGGTGAGAACAAGATGTGATTTGTACTTGATTCCAGCATGCTGGACGAAGTTTTGCTTTTAACTCTTCATTTGTTATTACTAAAAACTTCCAAGCTTCCATACCAAAAGAAGAGGGTGACTTCCTCCCTGCTTCAAGTATAAAGTTTATCTCTTCATCTGATATCTTTTTATTTTCATCAAAAACTTTACATGCATGTCTAAAATCCATTGCTTTACTAAATTCATTTGTCATTTATAATCCTTTTATTTTATGCTTTTTGTAGTATTTCTTCTATTGTTTCTTGAGTATACATCTCACTCATTCCCCATACTTTAGCTGTTTCATAAGCATTTGAAGCTAATGCACTTATAGCGCTTCTTGGTATATTCGCATCTTCTAGAGATACTGGTGAACCTATTTTAGCAAACCAAGCTTCGAGTTTCTCAATTCCTTCGTCTACGTTTGATGAGTTGAAAATCTCTCTTGAAAACCTTTGAAATTGTGCTGAGTTTTTATCCTTATACCATTTCATCCAAGCAGGAATAACTATGGAAAGACCTGCTCCATGAGCTACATTGTAAAGTGCTGAGAGTGAATGCTCTATCAAATGGTTGGGAAAGCTTCCTCCTGCAGTTCCTGCTGGCGTTAGACCATTTAGCGCTTGTATAGCTACCCAAGCAAATTCTGCTCTTGCATCGTAATCATCCGGATTTTTAAGAAGTACTTCAGTTGTCTCCATCACGGTTTTAATGATAGACTCAACAATTCTAGAATTAAACGCAGGGTGAGTTGTAGCTGTGAAGTAAACTTCAATAGAGTGAGCTATGATATCTACAGCTGAATATGCTAAATAGTCGCTACCAACTGTTTTCATGAGTTCTGGATTTATCACAGAGATAACTGGGTTAAGCAGAACAGATGCTATAGAGTACTTCTGTTGTGTATTTTCATTCATCACAACCGAATTTCCATTCATTTCACTGGCAGCTGCCGAGAGAGTCATAATAGTAAAGACCGGAAGCGCTTTAGCGATTTGAGCTTTATTAATAAAAAAGTCCCATACATCACCATCGTATGCTACCCCTGCAGCTATTGCTTTTGCACTATCAACAACAGATCCACCTCCAACACCGAGGATAGCTTCTACCCCATGCTTCCTTGAAAGGAGAATTCCCTCTTTAACTTTGCCAAGAAGAGGATTACTCACAACACCAGCAAGCTCTACAAATTCTATATTATTTTTATTAAGCGAGTTTATGACTCTTTCATAGAGACCACTCTTTTTAATACTACCAGTTCCATAGAGAAAGAGAACTTTTTTGATACCTGAAGTAGCTAAATACTCACCAATATTATTCTCTTTGTCTTTTCCAAATTCAATTTTTGTTGGATTAATATATGTAAAATCGTTCACTTAAGTTCCTCTTTTCACTTTAATATTGGGAAGTATAACTACAAAAAAGTAAATAGTATGACATTATGCAATGTAAGAGAAGACTAGATAAATATTTATATAATCTTATGGTATTAGAAGTTAGGAGAGTAAAATGACTTTAGGAAAATGTCCATATTGTGAAAGTGGAGAGATAGAAGTTCGTGAAAAAGAGGTTAGAGGTAAAAAGGTAAAACTCTATGCTTGCTCAAATGCAGTATGGACAACGGAAGATGGGGAGATGTTTGAGCTGAGCGAAAGTTCAATTTGTGATTTTAGAATATGGCAAAATTCATTAGCTAAGTATGGAAAATGGCTCTCTTATAAAGAAGTACGAGAACTTTTAGAAGATGAAACGATAGAGGTGGAACTCCTAAGTAAAAAGTATGGTAAAAAAATTCACTACAATAAATATATAACATTAAATCAAGAGTATGGAGTGAGCGTTTTATGGGATTAAACACTAGCTTAATAATTCTTTTACATTTATCTGGGTATAATTCCCATCCGCTTTGCTGTTTTAACAAACAAGAGAGTATTTCTATCTATATAGACACTATAAAGATAAAAGTATTGGCGACTAATAATTCTCACCTTTTGGTGAAACTTAGTGACTGAACCAGATTCGAACAAATACGAATACGGTGAGAAACGAAGGTAGTCAGCCTACGAATAGCAAAGACAATAGATTAAAGGACTTTCAATGAAAGTACGTGCTTCAGTAAAGAAGATGTGTGATGACTGTAAAGTTATCAAAAGAAAAGGCATTGTTAGAGTAATCTGCAAAGTTAAAAAACATAAACAGAGACAAGGATAACCATGGCTCGTATATCTGGTGTTGATTTACCTAAAAAGAAAAGAATTGAGTACGGTTTAACATATGTATATGGTATAGGCTTACATGCATCTCGTCTAATTTTAGACGCTACAGGCATAGACTATAACAAAAGAGTGTTCGAACTAAATGAAGCTGATGTAGCTGCAATAACTGCGGAAATCCGTGCAAACCATATGGTTGAAGGTGATTTACGTAAGAAAGTAGCTATGGATATTAAGGCTCTTATGGATTTAGGTTCATATAGAGGTCTACGTCACCGTCGTGGTCTTCCATGTCGTGGTCAAAAAACAAAGACAAATGCGCGTACTCGTAAGGGTAAACGTAAGACTGTCGGCGCAGCGTAAGGAATTATAGATGGCAAAAAGAAAAGCTATTAGAAAAAAAGTAGTAAAGAAAAATATTGCACGTGGGATTTGCCACATTGCAGCATCTTTCAATAATACTCTTGTAACTATTACAGATGAAATGGGTAACATGATTGCTTGGAGTTCTGCAGGTTCTTTAGGATTTAAAGGTTCTAAAAAATCTACTCCATTTGCTGCTCAAGCTGCTGTAGAAGATGCTGTTGAAAAAGCACAAGTACATGGTATTAAAGAACTTGGTATTAAAGTTCAAGGTCCTGGTTCTGGTCGTGAGACTGCAACTAAAGCTGTTGGTGCTATTGAGGGTATTCGTGTTACATTTATGAAAGATGTTACTCCATTACCACACAACGGTTGTCGCGCACCTAAGCGTCGTAGAGTTTAAGGAGATTACTGATGGCAAGATATAGAGGTCCAGTAGAAAAAATCGAAAGAAGATTCGGTGTAAGCCTTAACCTTAAGGGTGAACGTCGTTTAGCAGGTAAATCTGCATTAGAAAAAAGACCTTATGGTCCTGGTCAGCATGGTCAGCGTCGTAAGAAAGTTTCTGAGTATGGTTTACAACTTAATGAAAAGCAAAAAGCGAAATTCATGTATGGTGTTTCTGAAAAGCAATTCCGTGCTCTATTCGTTGAAGCTAAAAGAAGAGCAGGAAATACAGGTACAAACCTTATTACTCTAATCGAAAGCAGACTTGATAATGTTGTTTACAGAATGGGATTCGCATCTACTCGTAGATTCGCTCGTCAACTTGTAACACATGGTCACATCTTAGTTGATGGTAAAAAACTTGATATTCCTTCTTACCGTGTTAGACCTGGTCAGAAAATAGAGATCAAAGAAGCAAGTAAAACAAATGCACAAGTTGTTCGTGCAATTGAATTAACTAACCAAACTGGTCTTGCTCCATGGGTTGATATTGATGCTGAAAAAGTATTTGGTATTTTTACTCGTATACCTGAACGTGATGAAGTTGTTATTCCTGTTGAAGA encodes the following:
- the rpmJ gene encoding 50S ribosomal protein L36; this translates as MKVRASVKKMCDDCKVIKRKGIVRVICKVKKHKQRQG
- a CDS encoding helix-turn-helix domain-containing protein, whose translation is MKYKVYKPVNELVDIVHKYFVVDSIETMDAILCLPNGGNFLVFNRGLQGYHKLHTGKKFLIPGNFFLTVKTRKARQVFLDLKKATYPIICVELHPIGYYKLFNKDSHHLNKDNIELDADIVNRYFPNLYKNATIEDEIEYLNSRMLLLYHSHGHERENIENILDKIKNEYHFEVSVEKLAEDFNCSRKTMERQFKKIIGITPKNYIYIQKFCQTFLSYMKDGKSLQQMEYLYNDSSHFNAVFKNITGVTPSDLYKDVVVNKNITIYQMLE
- the rpsM gene encoding 30S ribosomal protein S13; protein product: MARISGVDLPKKKRIEYGLTYVYGIGLHASRLILDATGIDYNKRVFELNEADVAAITAEIRANHMVEGDLRKKVAMDIKALMDLGSYRGLRHRRGLPCRGQKTKTNARTRKGKRKTVGAA
- the rpsD gene encoding 30S ribosomal protein S4, translating into MARYRGPVEKIERRFGVSLNLKGERRLAGKSALEKRPYGPGQHGQRRKKVSEYGLQLNEKQKAKFMYGVSEKQFRALFVEAKRRAGNTGTNLITLIESRLDNVVYRMGFASTRRFARQLVTHGHILVDGKKLDIPSYRVRPGQKIEIKEASKTNAQVVRAIELTNQTGLAPWVDIDAEKVFGIFTRIPERDEVVIPVEERLIVELYSK
- a CDS encoding PAS domain-containing protein, producing the protein MLLKSTQKDLENKKLVEYFSDGIAVIEDGIVTECNSAIVNMMGASSKEQLVSLHLSKLSPEFQDDGALSYIKVNEMLKLCKDKGSHNFEWICKRMSNEDFWTSISLTAMHQDGRNTIVSVWRDINEKKILELELEKSNEKYKLLEKELEAKVKAKTALLLKEACRLEMDNLIKTIGHQWRQPLSSIGALSANMQMDIILSQSSSIEEGNKDFFQKSLQDIDATLQKLSSTIDSFLSPYSSDRVKSLCSVKELIEDALQTVGESYKKNSITVKKKIDSNIDVFINKEDMSRAIVYLLQNSEDALLLSRAEMPFVDINVTKNDKFIKIDICDNAMKIDDNIRGNLFNPYFSTKSELNGKGLGLYLASTIVKYGHNGNLYLDEFKEMTCFSIELPLD
- the rpsK gene encoding 30S ribosomal protein S11, whose protein sequence is MAKRKAIRKKVVKKNIARGICHIAASFNNTLVTITDEMGNMIAWSSAGSLGFKGSKKSTPFAAQAAVEDAVEKAQVHGIKELGIKVQGPGSGRETATKAVGAIEGIRVTFMKDVTPLPHNGCRAPKRRRV
- a CDS encoding iron-containing alcohol dehydrogenase; translated protein: MNDFTYINPTKIEFGKDKENNIGEYLATSGIKKVLFLYGTGSIKKSGLYERVINSLNKNNIEFVELAGVVSNPLLGKVKEGILLSRKHGVEAILGVGGGSVVDSAKAIAAGVAYDGDVWDFFINKAQIAKALPVFTIMTLSAAASEMNGNSVVMNENTQQKYSIASVLLNPVISVINPELMKTVGSDYLAYSAVDIIAHSIEVYFTATTHPAFNSRIVESIIKTVMETTEVLLKNPDDYDARAEFAWVAIQALNGLTPAGTAGGSFPNHLIEHSLSALYNVAHGAGLSIVIPAWMKWYKDKNSAQFQRFSREIFNSSNVDEGIEKLEAWFAKIGSPVSLEDANIPRSAISALASNAYETAKVWGMSEMYTQETIEEILQKA
- a CDS encoding NAD(P)H-dependent oxidoreductase, whose product is MTNEFSKAMDFRHACKVFDENKKISDEEINFILEAGRKSPSSFGMEAWKFLVITNEELKAKLRPACWNQVQITSCSHLVIVLAGIESVKPESGEVKKRFNRREMPEDKLEFYLGLYASHMEQTLSSDENIYAWTSKQSYIAAGNMMTAAATLEIDSCPIEGFDKNQVEEILGLDRSKFQLSLVLPFGYRTDPQSSQQRLSQEEVIEFIK